The window GATCTGCCGGGCGAGGTAGATCCCCATCCAGGAGGCGGCGAATACGATCAGGAGCGTGATGAGGATGAGGATCCCGACGTAGCTGGCCCGGATGGGATCATCCAGGAGGCGCACCTGGTGGTATTCGTCGTACGCCTTCGCGATTTCCCGGATCCGCCCCGCATCCGCGGAAGAAAGCGGATGGACCGCTACGGCGACTACGCCGCGGGGAGCGACGCGCCAGGCGGCAGCGAACCCGTCCCCGATGAGGGTTCCCGCCTCCTTTCCGTCCCGCGCCTTTTCCATCCCCTTCATGCGGGATCGGACCTCGGTGGCCACCTTCGGGGGGACCTCCCCGGCCCGTGCGACTTCGGCGTCCTTCTCGAAGAATAGGAGGAAGGTGCCCGGAGGCGCATCGGAACGGACCTTTTCCAGGTTCTGCACGAAGGACGCGGGATTCACGGTCCCGGCCAGCGTTGAGGCGGCCCGATCCGCGACCGGCGAAAGCGTGAGCGCCTCCGCTTCCAGCCGCTCCCTGGCGATCTCGATGGCGCCGGTGAGGGCCTGCCCCACCCTGCCCCCGATCCACGACTTGATGCTGGTCGTCGTGATGTTCGTCGCGGCGATGAAGAGGAGCATCGTAGGGATGAGGGAAAAGCAGATGAAGATGAGGACGAGGCGGGACCGGAGCTTCGCTCCCAAAAGGTTCCGCCGCCGGTCCAGGAGGATCTTGAAGACGTTCCGGGTGACGAGGAAGATCAGGAGGACGACGAGGACGACGTTCAGGTTGATCAGTGCGAAGATGACGATGTTGCTGGAGAAGGTGACCCCGCCGCCAACCGCCGCCAGGTGGGCCTCGAAGAACGTCAGGATCGCGACCAGGACCGCGACGATCCCGATGGCCCACCGCTCCCTGCGCGTTCTTGCGGCTTCCGCGGTCGGGTCCGGAGCGGGATGTCCGACGGGGGCGGTCACGGCGTCTGGAGGTACCCGCGGGACCAGCCGGTCTCGACGTCCCACAGGGAGGAGAAGAAGAAGATGGAACGGAGCGGTTCGGAAAGGCCCACCTTGTCCAGGCGGGCGCGGACGCGGGCCCGGTACGGTTTCCCCTTTTCCACTTCTCCGGTGATCGGGACGACGACCTCGAAACGGGTCATCGCGTCAAGCGCCGCAAGGACATCCGCCCGCAGCTCGTCGCCGTCGTCACGGTGCAGGCGATAGACCCGCGACAGGGCGTCGTACCGGACGGAACGCGTGTACTGCACCTTCCCCATCGGCCGATTGAACCAATTTCGGTAGACGCGCTCGATCTCGACGGTGGTCTTGAAGGTGATCTCGATCCCGGACTTCAACGCCTCGACCATTTCGGGGGTAAACGCGTTCCGGAGGGTGAAGTGGACCCGGGCCTCGCCGCTGCGGATCGTCCCGGAGACTCCCGAGATCCCGGGGGCAGGTGGCGCGGCAAGGGCGCCTCCGGGCGGCAGCCCAAGGAGACAAAGCGTAAAAAAGGCAATCAGGACGCGCACTACCACCCCCAGAGGCATTATACCCGGCGGTCACGGATCGAAGAACAACGTATCCTGGGCGACCGTCTTCGGGACGGCGATCCCGAGATGCTTCCATGCGGCGGGGGTGGCCACCCTTCCCCGCGGAGTGCGCTTGAGAAAACCCCGCTGGATGAGAAACGGCTCGTAGACGTCCTCGATCGTGTCCCGCTCCTCGCTGACGGAGGCGGAGATCGTCTCCACGCCGACGGGACCTCCCCCGAACTTCTCGAGGATCACCCGCAGGATCTTCCGATCCATCACATCGAGCCCCTCCCGGTCCACCTCCATCCGCAGCAGCGCATGATCCGCGATTTCCCTGGTGATCGTGCCGTTCCCCGTCACCTGGGCGAAGTCGCGGACGCGCCGCAGGAGGCGGTTCGCGACGCGCGGCGTTCCCCGGGAACGACGGGCGATCTCCCCCGCTCCCGCCTCGTCGACGGGGATGGAGAGGGCGGCCGAGGATCGCCGGATCACCTCCTTCAGTTCCTCCGTCCCGTAATACTCCAGGCGAAGGGGGACTCCGAACCGGTCCCGCAACGGGGAAGTGAGAAGTCCGGTGCGCGTCGTGGCGCCCACGAGGGTGAACCTGGGAAGCGTGAGGCGGATCGATTTCGCGGACGGACCTTGCCCGAGGATGATGTCGAGGGCGAAGTCCTCCATCGCGGAGTAGAGCAGCTCCTCGACGACACGAGTCAGCCGGTGGATCTCGTCGATGAAGAGGACGTCCCCGGGCTCCAGCGCCGTCAGGATCGCGGCGATGTCCCCTTTCCGCT is drawn from bacterium and contains these coding sequences:
- a CDS encoding DUF4390 domain-containing protein, with protein sequence MRVLIAFFTLCLLGLPPGGALAAPPAPGISGVSGTIRSGEARVHFTLRNAFTPEMVEALKSGIEITFKTTVEIERVYRNWFNRPMGKVQYTRSVRYDALSRVYRLHRDDGDELRADVLAALDAMTRFEVVVPITGEVEKGKPYRARVRARLDKVGLSEPLRSIFFFSSLWDVETGWSRGYLQTP
- the ruvB gene encoding Holliday junction branch migration DNA helicase RuvB, yielding MTGGRIVDPAVAGGEGTVDLSLRPKRFSEFIGQAAIVANLRTYIEAAIGRGESLDHVLLSGPPGLGKTTLAHIIANEMHVGIRTTSGPAIERKGDIAAILTALEPGDVLFIDEIHRLTRVVEELLYSAMEDFALDIILGQGPSAKSIRLTLPRFTLVGATTRTGLLTSPLRDRFGVPLRLEYYGTEELKEVIRRSSAALSIPVDEAGAGEIARRSRGTPRVANRLLRRVRDFAQVTGNGTITREIADHALLRMEVDREGLDVMDRKILRVILEKFGGGPVGVETISASVSEERDTIEDVYEPFLIQRGFLKRTPRGRVATPAAWKHLGIAVPKTVAQDTLFFDP